A part of Solea solea chromosome 8, fSolSol10.1, whole genome shotgun sequence genomic DNA contains:
- the nos1 gene encoding nitric oxide synthase, brain isoform X2: MQESEPTVCQLQPNIISVRLFKRKVGGLGFLVKQRVSKPPVIVSDLIRGGAAEECGLVQVGDIVLAVNNKPLVELSYERALETLKNVSPESHAVLILRGPEGFTTHLETTLCGDGRQRTVRVTRPAFPPSKSFEHCSPLSPFSPGQQQQINKEPQLRAIENLSSPSITQSLLQRGGIQAQDPLLMKDGGRGTLLCNGLEENNDLLKEIEPVLRLIKNTKKEINGEGQRNAGRRDAEIQVAWDLGVGNGMSLQLASDKERLPENMPLVCKNTDKPLERDMTSPTKTQQNGSPSKCPRFMKIKNWENGIIFNDTLHYSSSKNPVCSENVCLGSMMTPNYRKPDEVRSKEELLSLATDFIDQYYTSIKRNGSKAHVDRLEEVTKDIEASATYQLKDTELIYGAKHAWRNAARCVGRIQWSKLQVFDARDCTTAHGMYNYICNHIKYATNKGNLRSAITIFPQRTDGKHDFRVWNTQLIRYAGYKQPDGKILGDPANVEFTEICIQLGWKAPKGRFDVLPLLLQAHGNDPELFEIPEDLILEVPITHPKYDWFKDLNLKWYGLPAVSSMLLEIGGVEFTGCPFSGWYMGTEIGVRDFCDSSRYNILEEVADKMNLDTRKTSSLWKDQALVEINIAVLYSFQTCKVTIVDHHSATESFMKHMENEYRVRGGCPGDWVWIVPPMSGSITPVFHQEMLNYRLTPSFEYQPDPWHTHVWKGVNGTPTKKRAIGFKKLAKAVKFSAKLMGQAMAKRVKATILFATETGKSQDYAKTLCEIFKHAFDAKVMSMDEYDVVDLEHETLVLAVTSTFGNGDPPENGEKFGAALMEMRHPTSNTEDRKSYKIRFNSVSSYSDTRKSSSDEPDARTNFESTGPLANVSPKKRSDQVVTAKMQTPPNISGNQANCRRPLRFSVFGLGSRAYPHFCAFAHAVDTLFEELGGERILRMGEGDELCGQEESFRTWAKKVFKAACDVFCVGDDVNIEKANDSLISNDRSWKKSKFRLTYTAEAPVLTEALYSIHKKRVYGAKMLESQNLQCHKSNRSTIFVRLHTNNHDSLRYKPGDHLGIFPGNHEDLVTALIDKLEDAPPVNQIIKVEFLDERNTALGVISNWTNETRIPPCTIYHAFQYFLDITTPPTPVLLQQFAALATSDKEKKKLELLSKGLQEYEEWKWYNNPTLVEVLEEFPSIQMPSTLLLTQLPLLQPRYYSISSSPDLHQEEIHLTVAVVSYRAKNGEGPIHHGVCSSWLNRIEKGDMVPCFVRSAPSFQLPKDNQAPCILVGPGTGIAPFRSFWQKRLYDLEHKGIESSPMVLVFGCRQSEMDHIYKEETIQAKNKGVFKELYTAYSREPGKPKKYVQDILREQLSEMVYQCLREEGGHIYVCGDVTMAGDVLKTVQQIVKQQGNMSLEDAGFFISKLRDENRYHEDIFGVTLRTYEVTNRLRSESIAYIEENKKDSDEVFCM, from the exons ATGCAGGAGTCCGAGCCTACAGTGTGCCAGCTGCAGCCCAACATCATCTCTGTGCGTCTGTTCAAGAGGAAGGTTGGTGGTCTGGGCTTTCTGGTAAAGCAGAGGGTTTCCAAGCCGCCTGTCATCGTGTCAGACCTCATCCGTGGTGGCGCCGCAGAAGAGTGTGGCCTGGTGCAGGTGGGCGACATCGTCCTGGCTGTCAACAACAAGCCTCTGGTGGAGCTGTCCTATGAACGGGCCCTGGAGACACTGAAGAATGTGTCACCTGAAAGCCATGCCGTGCTCATACTTCGTGGACCTGAGGGCTTCACCACCCATCTGGAGACCACCCTCTGTGGAGATGGCCGCCAGCGTACAGTGAGGGTTACACGCCCTGCTTTCCCACCCTCCAAGTCCTTTGAGCACTGCTCTCCACTCAGTCCTTTCAGCCCtgggcaacagcagcagatcaACAAGGAGCCTCAGCTTCGAGCCATAGAGAACCTGTCCTCTCCATCCATTACCCAGTCCCTCCTGCAGAGGGGGGGCATACAGGCCCAGGACCCCCTGCTGATGAAGGATGGAGGCCGTGGAACTCTTTTGTGTAATGGTCTGGAGGAAAACAACGATCTGCTGAAGGAGATCGAACCGGTGCTGCGCCTcatcaaaaacaccaaaaaggaGATCAATGGGGAAGGCCAGAGGAATGCAGGAAGAAGGGATGCCGAGATTCAAGTGGCCTG GGACCTTGGCGTGGGAAACGGCATGTCTCTCCAGCTGGCGTCAGATAAAGAAAGACTGCCGGAAAACATGCCACTGGTGTGCAAGAACACTGACAAg CCCCTCGAGCGCGACATGACTTCTCCCACTAAGACACAGCAGAACGGCAGTCCCTCCAAATGTCCCCGCTTCATGAAGATCAAGAACTGGGAGAATGGCATCATCTTCAATGATACACTCCACTACAGCTCCAGCAAA AATCCAGTCTGCTCTGAAAATGTGTGCTTGGGCTCCATGATGACGCCGAACTATCGCAAACCAGACGAAGTCAGATCCAAAGAGGAGCTGCTTTCACTGGCCACAGACTTCATAGATCAATACTACACCTCCATCAAAAG GAATGGCTCTAAGGCCCATGTGGACAGGCTGGAGGAGGTCACCAAGGACATCGAGGCTTCGGCGACATACCAGCTGAAGGACACTGAACTCATTTACGGAGCTAAACATGCCTGGAGGAATGCTGCCCGATGTGTTGGGAGGATCCAGTGGTCCAAGCTACAG GTCTTTGATGCTAGAGACTGCACAACAGCTCATGGAATGTACAACTACATCTGCAACCATATCAAGTATGCCACTAACAAAGGCAACCTGAG GTCAGCCATCACCATATTTCCTCAGAGGACAGATGGCAAACATGACTTTCGAGTGTGGAACACTCAGCTGATTCGTTATGCAGGCTACAAACAGCCTGATGGAAAGATCCTTGGAGACCCGGCTAATGTGGAATTTACAGAG ATCTGCATCCAGCTGGGATGGAAAGCTCCAAAGGGTCGTTTTGATGTCCTGCCCCTCCTGCTGCAAGCCCATGGAAATGACCCCGAGTTGTTTGAGATTCCCGAAGACCTCATCCTGGAGGTGCCGATCACTCACCCAAA GTACGACTGGTTCAAAGACCTGAACTTGAAGTGGTATGGGCTCCCAGCGGTTTCCAGCATGTTGCTGGAGATTGGCGGCGTGGAGTTCACTGGCTGCCCCTTCAGTGGGTGGTACATGGGCACAGAGATTGGCGTGAGGGATTTCTGTGACAGTTCACGCTACAACATTCTGGAG GAGGTTGCTGACAAGATGAACTTAGACACAAGAAAAACTTCATCTCTTTGGAAAGACCAGGCACTGGTGGAGATCAACATTGCTGTTCTCTACAGCTTCCAG acatGCAAAGTGACCATAGTTGACCATCACTCAGCTACAGAATCTTTCATGAAGCACATGGAGAACGAGTATCGGGTGCGAGGTGGCTGTCCTGGAGATTGGGTGTGGATTGTTCCTCCCATGTCAGGAAGTATCACGCCTGTTTTCCACCAAGAAATGCTCAACTACCGGCTCACCCCCTCCTTTGAGTACCAG CCTGATCCATGGCATACACATGTGTGGAAGGGAGTCAATGGGACACCCACAAAGAAAAGAGCCATTGGATTTAAGAAGCTTGCCAA GGCTGTGAAGTTTTCGGCCAAACTTATGGGCCAGGCAATGGCCAAGAGGGTAAAAGCCACAATACTGTTTGCCACGGAGACAGGCAAATCGCAAGATTATGCCAAAACTCTCTGTGAAATCTTCAAACACGCGTTTGACGCAAAG gtCATGTCGATGGATGAGTATGATGTGGTCGACTTGGAGCATGAGACACTTGTGTTAGCAGTGACCAGCACTTTCGGCAATGGAGATCCGCCTGAAAACGGAGAG AAATTTGGAGCCGCCTTAATGGAGATGCGACACCCAACATCCAACACAGAAGACAGAAA GAGCTACAAGATTCGTTTCAACAGCGTGTCCTCCTACTCTGACACTCGCAAGTCCTCCAGTGATGAACCGGATGCCAGAACAAACTTTGAGAGCACTGGACCACTAGCTAATGTCAG TCCCAAAAAGAGAAGTGACCAGGTAGTCACAGCAAAGATGCAGACACCTCCAAACATCTCTGGAAATCAAGCCAACTGCCGACGTCCGCTGCG gTTCTCAGTGTTTGGCCTTGGCTCCAGGGCCTACCCACACTTCTGCGCCTTTGCCCACGCTGTGGACACGCTGTTTGAGGAGCTGGGGGGAGAACGCATCCTACGCATGGGAGAAGGAGATGAGCTGTGCGGTCAGGAGGAGTCTTTCAGAACCTGGGCCAAGAAGGTTTTTAAG GCTGCTTGTGATGTGTTCTGTGTCGGCGATGATGTAAACATCGAGAAGGCCAACGACTCCTTGATCAGTAATGACCGTAGCTGGAAGAAAAGCAAGTTCCGCTTGACGTACACAGCTGAAGCCCCAGTGCTCACTGAAG CATTATACAGTATTCACAAGAAGAGGGTTTATGGAGCAAAGATGTTAGAATCACAAAACCTACAATGTCACAAATCCAA TCGCTCCACCATATTTGTGCGGCTCCACACAAACAACCACGACAGCCTGCGCTACAAGCCCGGCGACCATCTGGGCATCTTCCCTGGCAACCACGAGGACCTGGTTACAGCGCTCATCGATAAATTGGAAGATGctccacctgtcaatcaaattATTAAAGTGGAGTTCCTGGACGAGCGAAACACTGCCCTTG GGGTAATCAGTAATTGGACAAATGAGACTCGTATCCCTCCATGCACCATCTATCACGCCTTCCAGTATTTCCTGGACATCACCACCCCACCgacccctgtgctgctgcagcagtttgCTGCTCTTGCAACCAgtgacaaagagaaaaagaaactagAGCTCCTCAGTAAG GGCTTGCAGGAGTATGAGGAGTGGAAGTGGTACAACAATCCGACACTGGTGGAGGTGCTAGAGGAGTTCCCCTCTATTCAGATGCCCTCCACTCTGCTGCTCACCCAGCTGCCCCTGCTGCAACCTCGCTATTACTCAATCAGCTCTTCACCTGATCTGCACCAAGAAGAGATCCACCTCACAGTTGCTGTGGTCTCTTACCGTGCCAAAA ATGGAGAAGGACCCATTCACCATGGAGTGTGCTCATCATGGCTCAACAGGATAGAGAAGGGGGACATGGTGCCATGTTTTGTCCGAAG tgCACCATCGTTCCAGCTTCCCAAAGACAACCAGGCACCTTGTATCTTGGTGGGTCCAGGGACTGGTATCGCCCCATTCAGAAGCTTCTGGCAAAAAAGACTCTATGACCTTGAACACAAAG GGATTGAATCGAGTCCCATGGTCCTGGTATTTGGTTGTCGGCAGTCTGAGATGGACCACATCTACAAGGAGGAGACAATCCAGGCCAAGAACAAAGGGGTGTTCAAGGAGCTCTACACGGCATATTCTAGAGAGCCTGGCAAACCAAAG AAATATGTACAGGATATACTGCGTGAGCAGCTGTCAGAGATGGTGTACCAGTGCCTGCGGGAGGAGGGAGGACACATCTACGTGTGCGGGGATGTAACGATGGCTGGAGATGTTCTCAAGACGGTGCAGCAAATCGTCAAGCAGCAGGGCAACATGAGCCTGGAGGACGCTGGCTTCTTTATCAGCAAGCTTCGG GATGAGAATCGCTACCATGAGGACATCTTTGGTGTCACCCTGCGCACTTATGAGGTCACAAACCGACTGCGCTCAGAGTCCATCGCCTACATCGAGGAGAACAAAAAGGATTCGGATGA GGTTTTCTGCATGTAA
- the nos1 gene encoding nitric oxide synthase, brain isoform X4: MSLQLASDKERLPENMPLVCKNTDKPLERDMTSPTKTQQNGSPSKCPRFMKIKNWENGIIFNDTLHYSSSKNPVCSENVCLGSMMTPNYRKPDEVRSKEELLSLATDFIDQYYTSIKRNGSKAHVDRLEEVTKDIEASATYQLKDTELIYGAKHAWRNAARCVGRIQWSKLQVFDARDCTTAHGMYNYICNHIKYATNKGNLRSAITIFPQRTDGKHDFRVWNTQLIRYAGYKQPDGKILGDPANVEFTEICIQLGWKAPKGRFDVLPLLLQAHGNDPELFEIPEDLILEVPITHPKYDWFKDLNLKWYGLPAVSSMLLEIGGVEFTGCPFSGWYMGTEIGVRDFCDSSRYNILEEVADKMNLDTRKTSSLWKDQALVEINIAVLYSFQTCKVTIVDHHSATESFMKHMENEYRVRGGCPGDWVWIVPPMSGSITPVFHQEMLNYRLTPSFEYQPDPWHTHVWKGVNGTPTKKRAIGFKKLAKAVKFSAKLMGQAMAKRVKATILFATETGKSQDYAKTLCEIFKHAFDAKVMSMDEYDVVDLEHETLVLAVTSTFGNGDPPENGEKFGAALMEMRHPTSNTEDRKSYKIRFNSVSSYSDTRKSSSDEPDARTNFESTGPLANVSPKKRSDQVVTAKMQTPPNISGNQANCRRPLRFSVFGLGSRAYPHFCAFAHAVDTLFEELGGERILRMGEGDELCGQEESFRTWAKKVFKAACDVFCVGDDVNIEKANDSLISNDRSWKKSKFRLTYTAEAPVLTEALYSIHKKRVYGAKMLESQNLQCHKSNRSTIFVRLHTNNHDSLRYKPGDHLGIFPGNHEDLVTALIDKLEDAPPVNQIIKVEFLDERNTALGVISNWTNETRIPPCTIYHAFQYFLDITTPPTPVLLQQFAALATSDKEKKKLELLSKGLQEYEEWKWYNNPTLVEVLEEFPSIQMPSTLLLTQLPLLQPRYYSISSSPDLHQEEIHLTVAVVSYRAKNGEGPIHHGVCSSWLNRIEKGDMVPCFVRSAPSFQLPKDNQAPCILVGPGTGIAPFRSFWQKRLYDLEHKGIESSPMVLVFGCRQSEMDHIYKEETIQAKNKGVFKELYTAYSREPGKPKKYVQDILREQLSEMVYQCLREEGGHIYVCGDVTMAGDVLKTVQQIVKQQGNMSLEDAGFFISKLRDENRYHEDIFGVTLRTYEVTNRLRSESIAYIEENKKDSDDKERAGQRSKRVGHKTSPRVLMGMFQTEVK, encoded by the exons ATGTCTCTCCAGCTGGCGTCAGATAAAGAAAGACTGCCGGAAAACATGCCACTGGTGTGCAAGAACACTGACAAg CCCCTCGAGCGCGACATGACTTCTCCCACTAAGACACAGCAGAACGGCAGTCCCTCCAAATGTCCCCGCTTCATGAAGATCAAGAACTGGGAGAATGGCATCATCTTCAATGATACACTCCACTACAGCTCCAGCAAA AATCCAGTCTGCTCTGAAAATGTGTGCTTGGGCTCCATGATGACGCCGAACTATCGCAAACCAGACGAAGTCAGATCCAAAGAGGAGCTGCTTTCACTGGCCACAGACTTCATAGATCAATACTACACCTCCATCAAAAG GAATGGCTCTAAGGCCCATGTGGACAGGCTGGAGGAGGTCACCAAGGACATCGAGGCTTCGGCGACATACCAGCTGAAGGACACTGAACTCATTTACGGAGCTAAACATGCCTGGAGGAATGCTGCCCGATGTGTTGGGAGGATCCAGTGGTCCAAGCTACAG GTCTTTGATGCTAGAGACTGCACAACAGCTCATGGAATGTACAACTACATCTGCAACCATATCAAGTATGCCACTAACAAAGGCAACCTGAG GTCAGCCATCACCATATTTCCTCAGAGGACAGATGGCAAACATGACTTTCGAGTGTGGAACACTCAGCTGATTCGTTATGCAGGCTACAAACAGCCTGATGGAAAGATCCTTGGAGACCCGGCTAATGTGGAATTTACAGAG ATCTGCATCCAGCTGGGATGGAAAGCTCCAAAGGGTCGTTTTGATGTCCTGCCCCTCCTGCTGCAAGCCCATGGAAATGACCCCGAGTTGTTTGAGATTCCCGAAGACCTCATCCTGGAGGTGCCGATCACTCACCCAAA GTACGACTGGTTCAAAGACCTGAACTTGAAGTGGTATGGGCTCCCAGCGGTTTCCAGCATGTTGCTGGAGATTGGCGGCGTGGAGTTCACTGGCTGCCCCTTCAGTGGGTGGTACATGGGCACAGAGATTGGCGTGAGGGATTTCTGTGACAGTTCACGCTACAACATTCTGGAG GAGGTTGCTGACAAGATGAACTTAGACACAAGAAAAACTTCATCTCTTTGGAAAGACCAGGCACTGGTGGAGATCAACATTGCTGTTCTCTACAGCTTCCAG acatGCAAAGTGACCATAGTTGACCATCACTCAGCTACAGAATCTTTCATGAAGCACATGGAGAACGAGTATCGGGTGCGAGGTGGCTGTCCTGGAGATTGGGTGTGGATTGTTCCTCCCATGTCAGGAAGTATCACGCCTGTTTTCCACCAAGAAATGCTCAACTACCGGCTCACCCCCTCCTTTGAGTACCAG CCTGATCCATGGCATACACATGTGTGGAAGGGAGTCAATGGGACACCCACAAAGAAAAGAGCCATTGGATTTAAGAAGCTTGCCAA GGCTGTGAAGTTTTCGGCCAAACTTATGGGCCAGGCAATGGCCAAGAGGGTAAAAGCCACAATACTGTTTGCCACGGAGACAGGCAAATCGCAAGATTATGCCAAAACTCTCTGTGAAATCTTCAAACACGCGTTTGACGCAAAG gtCATGTCGATGGATGAGTATGATGTGGTCGACTTGGAGCATGAGACACTTGTGTTAGCAGTGACCAGCACTTTCGGCAATGGAGATCCGCCTGAAAACGGAGAG AAATTTGGAGCCGCCTTAATGGAGATGCGACACCCAACATCCAACACAGAAGACAGAAA GAGCTACAAGATTCGTTTCAACAGCGTGTCCTCCTACTCTGACACTCGCAAGTCCTCCAGTGATGAACCGGATGCCAGAACAAACTTTGAGAGCACTGGACCACTAGCTAATGTCAG TCCCAAAAAGAGAAGTGACCAGGTAGTCACAGCAAAGATGCAGACACCTCCAAACATCTCTGGAAATCAAGCCAACTGCCGACGTCCGCTGCG gTTCTCAGTGTTTGGCCTTGGCTCCAGGGCCTACCCACACTTCTGCGCCTTTGCCCACGCTGTGGACACGCTGTTTGAGGAGCTGGGGGGAGAACGCATCCTACGCATGGGAGAAGGAGATGAGCTGTGCGGTCAGGAGGAGTCTTTCAGAACCTGGGCCAAGAAGGTTTTTAAG GCTGCTTGTGATGTGTTCTGTGTCGGCGATGATGTAAACATCGAGAAGGCCAACGACTCCTTGATCAGTAATGACCGTAGCTGGAAGAAAAGCAAGTTCCGCTTGACGTACACAGCTGAAGCCCCAGTGCTCACTGAAG CATTATACAGTATTCACAAGAAGAGGGTTTATGGAGCAAAGATGTTAGAATCACAAAACCTACAATGTCACAAATCCAA TCGCTCCACCATATTTGTGCGGCTCCACACAAACAACCACGACAGCCTGCGCTACAAGCCCGGCGACCATCTGGGCATCTTCCCTGGCAACCACGAGGACCTGGTTACAGCGCTCATCGATAAATTGGAAGATGctccacctgtcaatcaaattATTAAAGTGGAGTTCCTGGACGAGCGAAACACTGCCCTTG GGGTAATCAGTAATTGGACAAATGAGACTCGTATCCCTCCATGCACCATCTATCACGCCTTCCAGTATTTCCTGGACATCACCACCCCACCgacccctgtgctgctgcagcagtttgCTGCTCTTGCAACCAgtgacaaagagaaaaagaaactagAGCTCCTCAGTAAG GGCTTGCAGGAGTATGAGGAGTGGAAGTGGTACAACAATCCGACACTGGTGGAGGTGCTAGAGGAGTTCCCCTCTATTCAGATGCCCTCCACTCTGCTGCTCACCCAGCTGCCCCTGCTGCAACCTCGCTATTACTCAATCAGCTCTTCACCTGATCTGCACCAAGAAGAGATCCACCTCACAGTTGCTGTGGTCTCTTACCGTGCCAAAA ATGGAGAAGGACCCATTCACCATGGAGTGTGCTCATCATGGCTCAACAGGATAGAGAAGGGGGACATGGTGCCATGTTTTGTCCGAAG tgCACCATCGTTCCAGCTTCCCAAAGACAACCAGGCACCTTGTATCTTGGTGGGTCCAGGGACTGGTATCGCCCCATTCAGAAGCTTCTGGCAAAAAAGACTCTATGACCTTGAACACAAAG GGATTGAATCGAGTCCCATGGTCCTGGTATTTGGTTGTCGGCAGTCTGAGATGGACCACATCTACAAGGAGGAGACAATCCAGGCCAAGAACAAAGGGGTGTTCAAGGAGCTCTACACGGCATATTCTAGAGAGCCTGGCAAACCAAAG AAATATGTACAGGATATACTGCGTGAGCAGCTGTCAGAGATGGTGTACCAGTGCCTGCGGGAGGAGGGAGGACACATCTACGTGTGCGGGGATGTAACGATGGCTGGAGATGTTCTCAAGACGGTGCAGCAAATCGTCAAGCAGCAGGGCAACATGAGCCTGGAGGACGCTGGCTTCTTTATCAGCAAGCTTCGG GATGAGAATCGCTACCATGAGGACATCTTTGGTGTCACCCTGCGCACTTATGAGGTCACAAACCGACTGCGCTCAGAGTCCATCGCCTACATCGAGGAGAACAAAAAGGATTCGGATGA CAAAGAGCGAGCCGGACAGAGGTCAAAACGCGTGGGCCACAAGACCAGCCCTCGAGTCTTGATGGGAATGTTTCAGACAGAGGTGAAATAG